A segment of the Kluyveromyces marxianus DMKU3-1042 DNA, complete genome, chromosome 5 genome:
atatattatcattattattcgTTCGTGTTCCAGCAAAAGAAAGCTAAGGAACACTGACATGAAGCATCCCAGTAAGGCATATCTTCTGAAATGAATGTGTTAATTTGGTAAGAGAAAAAAGTCAATAACAAATCACGAGTTAGAACAGAATTAAGCATGTTGGAAAAATTAATGCTTCATCATGGCCTTGTACCATGGCTTGTCGTCATGTTGCAAGTCGTCGACGTTGTAGTCAGCGCCTCTTCTGGATGGTGGAACCCATGAGGTAGACTTCCATGCCAAGACACCTTCCAACCACATTTCAtcgacttcttccaaagttAGACCCTTGGTTTCTGggacaaagaagaagacgtaGAAGAACATGGCAACCAAACAACCCATGAAGACGTAACCGTAGTAGAAGTGGATGTCAGAGGTAATAAATGGAGTGAAGAAACTGATCAAGAAACCCCAGATCCAGTTGGCAGCAGTGGCAATACCCATACACTTGGACTTGACTCTCAATGGGTAAGATTCAGAGACGACAACGTAAACAACTGGAGCCCATGTGGTAGCGAAACAGAAAATGTAGAAACAGGTGAAGACAATCATACAGTTACCAGCACCCTTAGAAGAGATACCAGCGTTTGGACCATGAGGCCATAATCTGGTAACACCGACAGAAGCAAACACAACCATACAGCAGGTCATTGTGGCGGCACCCCATAGCAAACATTGACGACGGCCAAATCTACCAACGACGTAGATACCAATAAAGGTGGAAGCGAAGTTAACAATACCCAAGACAATAGAAGTTTCGAAAGAATCCTTCAAACCGACAGCCTTGAAAATGGTAGTACCATAGTAGAAGAAATAGTTATCACCAGTCAATTGTTGGAAAGATTGCATCATAATACCCATAATCAAACGTTGGAAAACCTTGGTCTTTGTGGAGAACAATTCcttgaaagaagcagaacCAGCCATTCTTTCAGCTTCAACACCGGCAATCAACAAATCAGCTTCAGCTTGGACAGCTGGATCGTCAATGGAAACCTTGTTAGACTTGGCGATAGAAGCCTTGGCTTCTTCGATTCTGTCCTTTTCAATCAAGTATCTTGGGGATTCTGGCACAAACAACATACCGCAAATCATAAAAATGGCCCAGGCGAAACATAGACCCAATGGGACTCTCCATTGGACAGAGTTGGAGTAAGTCTTGGTACCGTAGTTCGTACAGTAACCCAAGAAGATACCGAAAGTAATCATCAATTGGTAACAAGACACCAAAGCACCTCTCAATTGCTTTGGAGCAGTTTCAGAAATCAACATTGGGGACAACACGGCAATACCACCGACACCCAAACCAGAGATAATTCTACCGATGAAGTATTGGTACCATTTGTTGATGGAAGCGATTTGAATAATGATACCAACAACgtaaacaacaacaacaaacatcAAACCAATACGACGACCGTACATATCACCG
Coding sequences within it:
- the KHT2 gene encoding sugar porter family MFS transporter, which encodes MSEAAADLQTGTAAQNTPVEKTSFDSSQVSTPTNVGSKNDLDVDHSNAEIEAELPKKPASAYITVSILCLMVAFGGFVFGWDTGTISGFVNQTDFLRRFGSKRHNGTHYLSNARTGLIVSIFNIGCAIGGIILSKAGDMYGRRIGLMFVVVVYVVGIIIQIASINKWYQYFIGRIISGLGVGGIAVLSPMLISETAPKQLRGALVSCYQLMITFGIFLGYCTNYGTKTYSNSVQWRVPLGLCFAWAIFMICGMLFVPESPRYLIEKDRIEEAKASIAKSNKVSIDDPAVQAEADLLIAGVEAERMAGSASFKELFSTKTKVFQRLIMGIMMQSFQQLTGDNYFFYYGTTIFKAVGLKDSFETSIVLGIVNFASTFIGIYVVGRFGRRQCLLWGAATMTCCMVVFASVGVTRLWPHGPNAGISSKGAGNCMIVFTCFYIFCFATTWAPVVYVVVSESYPLRVKSKCMGIATAANWIWGFLISFFTPFITSDIHFYYGYVFMGCLVAMFFYVFFFVPETKGLTLEEVDEMWLEGVLAWKSTSWVPPSRRGADYNVDDLQHDDKPWYKAMMKH